A part of Streptomyces sp. NBC_01235 genomic DNA contains:
- a CDS encoding carbohydrate ABC transporter permease, translating into MRTRPNYLAGAAALVWLVIIGVPLYALVNTAVQPQTKYTDKGPVSIPSTVTWDNFHTVVDSGFLHYIWNTVVVAVATVAIVLALAVPISYAVVRGRGWITKGVFRLFLLGLAIPSQAVIIPLFLIVNDLGLYDTLWGIILPTAAFALPVSVLVLSGGMRDISNELYEAMALDGAGPARTLVTLVIPMSRSAIATASVFAALQAWNGFLFPLIMAQSEDTKLVTLGLYNFVSEYGANVPALLAAVLMSAVPILVVYLFARRALVAGLMGAGGK; encoded by the coding sequence GTGAGGACGCGCCCGAACTACCTCGCCGGCGCCGCCGCCCTCGTCTGGCTGGTGATCATCGGCGTCCCGCTCTACGCGCTGGTGAACACCGCGGTGCAACCGCAGACGAAGTACACCGACAAGGGACCGGTCTCGATCCCCTCCACGGTGACGTGGGACAACTTCCACACCGTGGTGGACAGCGGATTCCTGCACTACATCTGGAACACCGTCGTCGTCGCCGTGGCCACCGTCGCCATCGTGCTCGCGCTCGCCGTGCCGATCAGCTATGCCGTGGTCCGCGGCCGGGGCTGGATCACCAAGGGAGTGTTCCGCCTGTTCCTGCTGGGCCTGGCCATCCCCTCCCAGGCGGTCATCATCCCGCTCTTCCTCATCGTCAACGACCTCGGCTTGTACGACACCCTGTGGGGGATCATCCTGCCCACGGCGGCCTTCGCGCTCCCCGTGAGCGTGCTGGTCCTCAGCGGCGGTATGCGGGACATCTCCAACGAGCTGTACGAGGCCATGGCCCTGGACGGCGCCGGTCCGGCCCGGACACTGGTGACTCTGGTCATCCCGATGTCGCGCTCCGCCATCGCGACCGCGTCCGTCTTCGCGGCCCTGCAGGCATGGAACGGCTTCCTGTTCCCGCTGATCATGGCCCAGTCCGAGGACACGAAGCTGGTGACCCTCGGCCTGTACAACTTCGTCTCCGAGTACGGCGCCAACGTCCCGGCCCTCCTGGCCGCGGTGCTGATGTCCGCGGTGCCGATTCTCGTCGTCTACCTCTTCGCACGACGGGCCCTCGTCGCGGGTCTCATGGGAGCCGGCGGCAAGTAG
- a CDS encoding LacI family DNA-binding transcriptional regulator, whose translation MRGPARSRQNAQYGLLTSIANEVGVSLATVSKVVHRRRDVSEATRARIEALLAEHGYVRTWETDARRPRQILAVFRDLAGPYTLEVVRGIVESAAEAGVHTTVGTTGRRSIAQWLEKSVALGAAGVVIVISALAERDQRRILDQRLPVVLVDPLNAPSVDIPSVGVTNWHGATTAVQHLIGLGHRRIGMLAGRSSSLAGSARLHGYRAALAEAGIPYDPALVRSTDFDYGEALGAACSVLDRSERPTALFAASDVQALGALEAARRLGIAVPSGLSVMSFDDTLVAAMASPPLSAVRQPFRELGQEATRVLLHLADGRPPATTRRELATELVVRMSTAPPRVEKDGSA comes from the coding sequence GTGAGGGGCCCAGCCAGGTCGCGCCAGAACGCCCAGTACGGGCTTCTCACCTCGATAGCCAACGAGGTCGGCGTCTCGCTCGCGACCGTTTCGAAGGTCGTCCACCGGCGGCGCGACGTGTCTGAGGCGACGCGGGCCCGGATCGAGGCACTGCTGGCGGAACACGGCTACGTCCGTACATGGGAGACCGACGCGCGCCGACCGCGGCAGATCCTGGCCGTGTTCCGGGACCTGGCCGGACCGTACACCCTGGAAGTCGTCCGGGGCATCGTGGAGTCGGCGGCCGAGGCAGGCGTCCACACGACCGTCGGCACGACCGGCAGGCGATCGATCGCCCAGTGGCTGGAGAAATCCGTGGCGCTCGGCGCCGCGGGAGTCGTCATCGTCATCTCGGCTCTCGCCGAGCGGGACCAGCGCAGGATCCTGGATCAGCGGCTGCCGGTGGTGCTCGTCGATCCCCTGAACGCGCCGAGCGTGGACATCCCGAGTGTCGGGGTGACGAACTGGCACGGTGCGACGACCGCGGTCCAGCACCTGATCGGACTCGGGCACCGCCGGATCGGCATGCTGGCCGGCCGTTCGAGTTCGCTGGCCGGGTCCGCCCGTCTGCACGGCTACCGGGCTGCCCTGGCGGAGGCCGGGATCCCCTACGATCCCGCGCTCGTCCGGTCGACGGACTTCGACTACGGCGAGGCGCTGGGCGCTGCGTGCAGCGTCCTGGACCGGAGCGAAAGGCCGACGGCTCTCTTCGCCGCGAGTGACGTCCAGGCCCTCGGTGCCCTGGAGGCCGCCCGACGGCTCGGTATCGCCGTGCCGAGCGGTCTGTCGGTCATGTCGTTCGACGACACCTTGGTGGCTGCCATGGCTTCGCCACCACTGAGTGCCGTACGGCAGCCGTTCCGTGAGCTCGGTCAGGAGGCCACGCGCGTCCTGCTGCACCTGGCCGACGGCAGGCCTCCTGCGACGACGCGCAGGGAACTCGCGACTGAATTGGTCGTGCGCATGTCCACCGCCCCGCCCCGGGTCGAGAAGGACGGGAGCGCCTGA
- a CDS encoding carbohydrate ABC transporter permease, producing MSKHRARDRAAPPTLERPGVAWAVPGLLFFLVFAIVPMAGVLYLSFTHWDGLSSPQFTGLENWSRFFGDSQVRQSTLVTGVLLVGNIAVQAPISILLGVWAAGHQRNRAVLSAIFFLPLLLSTAATAIMWRQLLDPNFGLPSKVDWLFGGSNPFGSKAGSIACLVLVTSWQFVPFHSLLYQGAARSIPHTLYQAAAIDGAGRVRQFVHITLPQLRNTMITSTTFMVIGGLTAFDIVLLLTNGGPGTDTSILPFSMYQTAFRTYDYGYASAIASFLLLLATVASVLLTKLSGYDKMTSTMEGL from the coding sequence GTGAGCAAGCACCGGGCACGCGACCGGGCCGCTCCTCCCACCCTGGAGCGGCCCGGCGTGGCCTGGGCGGTACCCGGGCTGCTGTTCTTCCTCGTCTTCGCGATCGTGCCGATGGCGGGAGTGCTCTACCTCTCCTTCACCCACTGGGACGGCCTGAGCTCGCCGCAGTTCACGGGCCTGGAGAACTGGTCGCGTTTCTTCGGCGACAGCCAGGTCCGGCAGTCGACCCTCGTCACGGGTGTCCTGCTGGTCGGGAACATCGCGGTGCAGGCGCCGATCAGCATCCTGCTGGGGGTCTGGGCGGCCGGCCACCAGCGCAACCGTGCCGTCCTGTCGGCGATCTTCTTCCTGCCGCTGCTGCTGTCCACAGCGGCCACGGCCATCATGTGGCGGCAGCTGCTCGACCCGAACTTCGGCCTGCCGTCGAAGGTCGACTGGTTGTTCGGCGGCAGCAATCCGTTCGGCTCCAAGGCAGGCTCGATCGCCTGTCTGGTCCTGGTCACCAGCTGGCAGTTCGTCCCCTTCCACAGCCTGCTCTACCAGGGCGCCGCCCGCTCCATCCCGCACACGCTCTACCAGGCGGCCGCGATCGACGGCGCGGGGCGGGTGCGGCAGTTCGTCCACATCACCCTGCCGCAGCTGCGCAACACGATGATCACCTCGACCACCTTCATGGTCATCGGCGGTCTCACGGCCTTCGACATCGTGCTGCTGCTGACCAACGGCGGCCCCGGCACGGACACCTCGATCCTGCCCTTCTCGATGTACCAGACGGCCTTCCGCACGTACGACTACGGGTATGCGAGTGCCATCGCGAGCTTCCTGCTGCTGCTCGCCACCGTGGCCTCGGTCCTTCTCACGAAGCTCAGTGGGTACGACAAGATGACGAGCACAATGGAGGGGCTGTGA
- a CDS encoding glycosyl hydrolase family 95 catalytic domain-containing protein, with the protein MPVHSIHDTQPADRWEDAFLSGNGEYGIMVFGHPHRERIVHNHHRYVLPNESLGMRPPPVAARLENVRHLVLAGEREQAQREFSDGRAMAWTQSFHPGHVLHVDAAAEEGPVERYRRVTDFATGEVRVTWSDGEREWARRAFVSRTDAVAVVEITGPRLDLTIRLSGELPDRPSDVTFTMSAEAGGDGEASLAVVGAYPSGPGAAGFAGVTRAVVTGGRVGAEGDTVRVEGATRVVLLTRMDRSAPLPRTDVLRTTLAELAPEYDELLARHAPVHGELYGRAELDLGVPDSARSLPVSELLARADPKVLDNALVEALFHSGRYLLLSSSGVLPPRLTGLWLGAWGAAWSGDYTTDANINLQMAGAVLTGMPELIAPYAALIGGQIEDWRTNARTIYGARGVLAPSRTDGEHGLLFHLDDDWPWTMWLAGADWLLFPLHEYWQATGDDDFLARTLAPWLIEAAVFFEDFLTREDDDGHVVLVPSYSPEVGPKDERGAAGVNATMDVAAARHALSTAADVCTHLGIEQAATVRWRALAERLPPYRVDDHGALAEWAWPGLETADDHRHVSHLYPVWPLHDITPDDTPDLAAAAREALLRRGDENMSAHGSLHRALCAARLKDGETARANVLKIVGRNMIFRSLMTSHNPDLEIYNADAAHCLPAVVVEMLLDSRPGTLELLPALPPEWRSGSLRGIATRAGVSVAEMTWDVTAGFARVVLTSPLERDVTLVYRGAADRRQIVHLLPHSPTTVTVPLV; encoded by the coding sequence ATGCCGGTGCACAGCATCCACGACACACAACCCGCCGACCGCTGGGAGGATGCCTTCCTCTCCGGTAACGGCGAGTACGGGATCATGGTGTTCGGGCATCCCCACCGGGAACGGATCGTCCACAACCATCACCGCTACGTGCTCCCCAACGAGTCCCTCGGGATGCGGCCGCCGCCCGTCGCCGCCCGTCTCGAGAACGTCCGCCACCTTGTCCTCGCCGGGGAGCGGGAACAGGCGCAGCGCGAGTTCTCCGACGGCAGGGCGATGGCCTGGACTCAGTCCTTCCATCCGGGGCACGTGCTGCATGTGGACGCGGCGGCCGAGGAAGGCCCGGTGGAGCGCTACCGCCGGGTCACCGACTTCGCCACTGGCGAAGTGCGGGTCACCTGGTCCGACGGCGAGCGGGAGTGGGCACGGCGCGCGTTCGTGTCGCGCACCGATGCCGTCGCGGTCGTCGAGATCACGGGTCCGCGGCTCGACCTGACCATACGGCTCTCCGGCGAGCTGCCCGACCGCCCCTCCGACGTCACCTTCACGATGTCCGCCGAGGCCGGCGGGGACGGTGAGGCGTCACTCGCCGTCGTGGGGGCGTATCCGTCCGGGCCCGGTGCGGCGGGATTCGCCGGCGTCACCCGGGCCGTCGTCACCGGTGGCCGGGTCGGGGCGGAGGGGGACACGGTCCGTGTCGAGGGGGCGACGCGCGTGGTCCTGCTGACTCGGATGGACCGCTCGGCGCCCCTTCCCCGCACCGACGTGCTCCGCACGACTCTGGCCGAACTGGCCCCCGAATACGACGAGTTGCTCGCCCGCCACGCGCCCGTACACGGCGAACTCTACGGCCGGGCCGAACTCGACCTGGGCGTGCCCGACAGCGCCCGCAGCCTCCCCGTGAGCGAGCTGCTCGCCCGCGCCGACCCCAAGGTGCTGGACAACGCGCTGGTCGAGGCGCTGTTCCACTCCGGCCGCTACCTGCTGCTCAGCTCCAGCGGGGTCCTTCCGCCCCGACTGACCGGGCTGTGGCTGGGGGCCTGGGGCGCGGCCTGGTCCGGCGACTACACCACCGACGCCAACATCAACCTCCAGATGGCCGGGGCGGTCCTCACCGGGATGCCCGAGCTGATCGCGCCGTACGCCGCGTTGATCGGCGGGCAGATCGAGGACTGGCGCACCAACGCCCGCACGATCTACGGCGCCCGCGGAGTCCTCGCGCCGAGCCGCACCGACGGCGAACACGGGCTGCTGTTCCACCTCGACGACGACTGGCCCTGGACGATGTGGCTGGCGGGAGCGGACTGGCTGCTGTTCCCGCTGCACGAGTACTGGCAGGCGACCGGCGACGACGACTTCCTCGCCCGTACCCTCGCCCCCTGGCTCATCGAGGCCGCCGTCTTCTTCGAGGACTTCCTCACCCGCGAGGACGACGACGGACACGTCGTCCTCGTCCCGTCCTACTCCCCGGAGGTCGGCCCCAAGGACGAACGGGGAGCGGCCGGGGTCAACGCCACCATGGACGTGGCCGCGGCCCGGCACGCGCTCTCGACCGCCGCCGACGTCTGTACGCACCTCGGCATCGAGCAGGCCGCGACCGTCCGCTGGCGGGCGCTGGCAGAGCGGCTGCCGCCGTACCGCGTCGACGACCACGGAGCGCTCGCCGAGTGGGCGTGGCCAGGGCTGGAGACCGCCGACGACCACCGGCACGTCAGCCACCTCTACCCGGTGTGGCCCCTGCACGACATCACCCCGGACGACACCCCCGACCTGGCCGCCGCCGCCCGCGAGGCGCTGCTGCGGCGCGGTGACGAGAACATGTCCGCGCACGGCAGCCTGCACCGCGCCCTGTGCGCGGCACGCCTGAAGGACGGCGAGACGGCCAGGGCCAACGTCCTCAAGATCGTGGGCCGGAACATGATCTTCCGGTCCCTGATGACCTCGCACAACCCCGATCTGGAGATCTACAACGCGGACGCCGCCCACTGTCTGCCGGCCGTGGTCGTGGAAATGCTGCTCGACTCCCGTCCCGGGACCTTGGAACTCCTGCCCGCCCTGCCCCCGGAGTGGCGTTCCGGCAGTCTGCGCGGCATCGCCACGCGTGCCGGAGTGAGCGTCGCCGAGATGACGTGGGACGTGACGGCGGGCTTCGCCCGGGTGGTTCTCACGTCGCCGCTCGAGCGGGACGTCACCCTTGTATACCGTGGTGCCGCGGACCGACGGCAGATCGTGCACCTGCTGCCCCACTCCCCCACCACGGTGACCGTCCCGCTCGTCTGA
- a CDS encoding ABC transporter substrate-binding protein: MNRVSRRWFLTATAATTLSVTVAGCGSSGSSTSSPTGNVDFWTLQDPTNSVQKTAVDSFNSAGKGKVSMTVIATDGYKDKLRTAMGSAKMPGMFFSWGGGSLDDYVKAGKLVELDGMLGTHFLPSALAAGKVDNKLVAIPCRGTQPVFLFYNKKVFADAGVEPPKTYAELQNLVKVFKGKGITPFALAGNASSSWTELMWVEYLVDRLAGPVLFEKIQNGDWSQWGDPAVLKTAQMIKELVDGGAFGKNYGSVNYGAGGTSTLLNKGKAAMVLMGSWEYAVQQGEAPDFVKNDLGYVAFPSVEGGKGDVGNVVGNPTNYLSVTTAAAKDTAAEFLKTTYSDSYVQGLIEKGEVPVTSNAEKLLAKAPDPAYAKFQYDMVAKAPSFTQSWDQALGLTLGTPLLTEIQKLFNGQSSPEQFVSAVQAIKK, translated from the coding sequence ATGAACAGAGTGTCCCGACGGTGGTTTCTCACCGCGACGGCGGCGACCACGCTGAGCGTCACCGTGGCGGGCTGCGGCTCGTCCGGCAGTTCCACGTCCTCGCCCACCGGCAATGTGGACTTCTGGACGCTCCAGGACCCGACGAACTCGGTGCAGAAGACCGCCGTGGACTCCTTCAACTCCGCCGGCAAGGGCAAGGTCAGCATGACCGTGATCGCCACGGACGGGTACAAGGACAAGCTGCGGACCGCGATGGGCTCGGCGAAGATGCCCGGGATGTTCTTCAGCTGGGGCGGAGGCAGCCTCGACGACTACGTCAAGGCGGGCAAGCTCGTGGAGCTCGACGGGATGCTGGGAACGCACTTCCTGCCCTCCGCGCTGGCCGCCGGCAAGGTCGACAACAAGCTGGTCGCCATCCCGTGCCGTGGCACGCAGCCCGTGTTCCTCTTCTACAACAAGAAGGTCTTCGCCGATGCCGGCGTCGAGCCGCCGAAGACATACGCCGAGCTGCAGAACCTGGTGAAGGTCTTCAAGGGCAAGGGGATCACACCGTTCGCGCTCGCGGGCAATGCCAGCTCCTCGTGGACGGAGCTGATGTGGGTCGAGTACCTCGTCGACCGCCTCGCGGGTCCGGTGCTCTTCGAGAAGATCCAGAACGGCGACTGGTCGCAGTGGGGGGACCCGGCCGTCCTGAAGACCGCCCAGATGATCAAGGAGCTGGTGGACGGCGGCGCCTTCGGCAAGAACTACGGCTCGGTCAACTACGGCGCCGGCGGCACCTCCACCCTGCTCAACAAGGGCAAGGCGGCGATGGTCCTGATGGGCTCGTGGGAGTACGCCGTCCAGCAGGGCGAGGCCCCCGACTTCGTGAAGAACGACCTGGGGTACGTGGCCTTCCCGAGCGTCGAGGGAGGTAAGGGCGACGTCGGCAACGTCGTCGGGAACCCCACCAACTACCTTTCGGTGACCACCGCCGCCGCCAAGGACACCGCGGCGGAGTTCCTCAAGACCACCTACAGCGACAGCTACGTCCAGGGGCTCATCGAAAAGGGGGAGGTGCCGGTCACGTCCAATGCCGAGAAGCTGCTCGCCAAGGCGCCCGACCCGGCGTACGCGAAGTTCCAGTACGACATGGTGGCGAAGGCCCCGTCCTTCACCCAGTCCTGGGACCAGGCGCTCGGCCTCACCCTGGGCACCCCGCTGCTGACCGAGATCCAGAAGCTGTTCAACGGACAGAGCTCGCCGGAGCAGTTCGTCAGCGCAGTCCAGGCGATCAAGAAGTAG
- a CDS encoding LacI family DNA-binding transcriptional regulator, with protein sequence MTGRDRTRGDAQYGLLTSIASEARVSLSTVSKVVHRRHDVGAATRARVEELLARHGYVRPGEHDPAAPRQIIAVFRDLSGPYTLEVVRGIVDAADELGVDVVTGTTSHRSISQWLEECVALDAAGLIIVISMLAEDDQRRIVEQRLPVVLIDPLSAPSHDIPSIGVTNWNGAREAVQHLLGLGHTRIGMVAGRSHSLAGAARLHGYRAALEEGGITYDPAIVRSTDFDFEEALLASLQVLRSDDRPTAVFAASDAQALGVLEAARQHGLRVPEDLAVMSFDDTLVAAMACPPLSAVRQPFEELGHEATRVLINLAEGRPPASSRIELATELVLRTSTSVRRPVGTEPVGTE encoded by the coding sequence GTGACAGGTCGGGACAGGACGCGCGGGGATGCGCAGTACGGTTTGCTGACCAGCATCGCCAGTGAGGCGAGGGTGTCGCTCAGTACGGTGTCCAAGGTGGTGCACCGGCGTCATGACGTCGGTGCGGCTACGCGCGCCCGGGTCGAGGAGCTGCTCGCGCGGCACGGATACGTTCGTCCGGGAGAGCATGATCCGGCGGCGCCGCGGCAGATCATCGCGGTGTTCCGGGACCTGTCAGGGCCGTACACGCTGGAAGTCGTCCGCGGCATAGTGGACGCGGCGGACGAGCTGGGCGTGGACGTGGTGACCGGGACGACCAGTCATCGTTCGATCTCCCAGTGGCTCGAGGAGTGCGTGGCGCTCGACGCGGCCGGACTGATCATCGTGATCTCGATGCTGGCCGAGGACGACCAGCGCCGCATCGTCGAGCAGCGGCTGCCGGTCGTGCTGATCGACCCGCTCAGCGCGCCGAGCCACGACATCCCGAGCATCGGGGTGACGAACTGGAACGGGGCCAGGGAAGCGGTGCAGCACCTGCTGGGACTCGGGCACACCCGGATCGGCATGGTCGCGGGACGGTCGCACTCGCTGGCCGGGGCGGCGCGGCTGCACGGCTACCGGGCCGCGCTGGAGGAAGGGGGGATCACGTACGACCCGGCGATCGTGCGCTCGACCGACTTCGACTTCGAAGAGGCGCTGCTCGCCAGCCTGCAGGTCCTGCGCTCCGACGATCGGCCCACGGCCGTCTTCGCGGCGAGCGACGCGCAGGCGCTCGGTGTCCTGGAGGCCGCCCGTCAGCACGGGCTCCGCGTTCCCGAGGACCTGGCGGTCATGTCCTTCGACGACACCCTCGTGGCGGCCATGGCCTGCCCGCCGCTCAGCGCGGTGCGCCAGCCCTTCGAGGAACTGGGCCACGAGGCCACCCGGGTGCTCATCAACCTGGCTGAGGGACGGCCGCCCGCGTCGTCGCGGATCGAGCTGGCGACGGAACTCGTGCTGCGCACCTCGACGTCGGTGCGCCGCCCAGTCGGTACGGAGCCAGTCGGTACGGAGTGA
- a CDS encoding RICIN domain-containing protein, with protein sequence MARKVLAAAAAFGLGAVFAVASSGSASAYQPSQTNLYVSQDSATCNKKPCVLYPKSAQLPSGRIVASFENSKGDPVGQTLPVYKSDDDGTTWQKLTDLQAPAYLSSDSQYAKYTSNWTNPYLYVLPQDVGSLTAGTLLLASVVSGDDYYYKEHKAADPNWTPDGDGDRKDVAIALYSSTDDGATWSFQNIIAAGGWSGSRVSNANTDRQSDPVWEPYLIARNGQLVAYYSDEHDYLGFNADTGIPTRDPDDDTATDSYNQILVHKTWNGSSSTSWSSQPIVDVPGTTENLNGKTLIGNGRPGMTTIAPTTDGKWLLTYEYWGGGTNVRYRLADDPLKFYPNSVTDLPINNLPVPSGGHTLSTSGSPVLVPMPDGRILYNAAGSGNIWVNESGKSDGTWKEYQTPVTNGYSRNLQYVDGTGRVVILQADFGTGYGPVRYGEVDLGRSDGTYSTLVNRATGQALSPDAGKTQDANLTGNVPDLVLRDRNATDDTQRWHLTAKGNDVTLLNKAGGRSAAIWTGNATAGQKLAQWVDDGATDKQWTLVSSTDGYYKIRSVRNTSLFMTGATQNGAVDLEASIDASGNPSADDAQEWQLVQDPLPTDATFTLKGANSGRCLDVPNGQTGVQVQIWDCSGNANQTITQTTAGELRVAGKCLAADGDGTTPGTKLILWTCNGKSSQKWWFRLDGSVINRSNGHAIDVTNSATANGSKVQLWTALGNATQKWSRN encoded by the coding sequence ATGGCACGGAAGGTTCTCGCGGCAGCGGCAGCCTTCGGTCTGGGCGCGGTATTCGCCGTCGCCTCCTCGGGGAGTGCGTCGGCGTATCAGCCGAGCCAGACGAACTTGTACGTGTCGCAGGACAGCGCCACATGCAACAAGAAGCCCTGTGTTCTCTACCCGAAGTCGGCCCAGCTGCCGAGCGGCCGCATCGTGGCGTCGTTCGAGAACAGCAAGGGCGACCCGGTGGGACAGACGCTGCCCGTCTACAAGAGCGACGACGACGGCACCACATGGCAGAAGCTGACCGATCTCCAAGCCCCCGCCTACCTGTCCAGTGACTCCCAGTACGCGAAGTACACGAGCAACTGGACGAACCCGTATCTCTATGTGCTCCCGCAGGACGTCGGATCCCTTACGGCCGGCACCCTGCTCCTGGCGAGCGTCGTCTCGGGGGACGACTACTACTACAAGGAGCACAAGGCGGCCGACCCCAACTGGACACCGGACGGTGACGGCGACCGCAAGGACGTGGCGATCGCGTTGTACTCCAGCACCGACGACGGCGCGACCTGGAGCTTCCAGAACATCATCGCCGCCGGTGGGTGGTCGGGCAGCCGCGTCTCGAACGCCAACACCGACAGGCAGTCCGACCCGGTCTGGGAGCCGTACCTGATCGCCCGGAACGGCCAGCTCGTCGCCTACTACTCCGACGAGCACGACTACCTCGGCTTCAACGCCGACACCGGAATACCGACCCGCGACCCGGACGACGACACGGCCACGGATTCGTACAACCAGATCCTCGTGCACAAGACCTGGAACGGCAGCAGCAGCACGTCCTGGAGCAGCCAGCCGATCGTCGATGTCCCGGGCACGACAGAGAACCTCAACGGAAAGACACTGATCGGCAACGGCCGCCCCGGCATGACGACGATCGCCCCGACCACCGACGGCAAATGGCTGCTCACCTACGAGTACTGGGGCGGCGGGACGAACGTGAGATACAGGCTCGCGGACGACCCGCTGAAGTTCTACCCGAACAGTGTGACGGATCTCCCGATCAACAACCTGCCGGTGCCCTCCGGGGGACACACGCTGTCGACGAGCGGCAGCCCGGTGCTCGTCCCGATGCCGGACGGGCGGATCCTCTACAACGCGGCCGGCAGCGGCAACATCTGGGTGAACGAGTCCGGCAAGAGCGACGGCACCTGGAAGGAGTACCAGACCCCGGTCACCAACGGGTACAGCCGTAATCTCCAGTACGTCGACGGCACGGGACGCGTCGTCATCCTCCAAGCCGACTTCGGCACGGGCTACGGTCCCGTGCGCTACGGCGAGGTCGACCTCGGCCGGTCCGACGGGACCTACTCCACGCTCGTCAACCGCGCGACCGGTCAGGCCCTGAGCCCCGACGCCGGCAAGACACAGGACGCGAACCTCACCGGCAACGTCCCCGACCTCGTCCTGCGGGACCGCAACGCCACGGACGACACACAGCGCTGGCACCTGACCGCCAAGGGCAACGACGTCACCCTGCTCAACAAGGCCGGCGGCCGCTCGGCCGCCATCTGGACCGGCAACGCCACGGCCGGGCAGAAGCTCGCGCAGTGGGTCGACGACGGAGCCACCGACAAGCAGTGGACCCTCGTCTCCTCGACCGACGGGTACTACAAGATCCGGTCCGTCCGTAACACGAGCCTGTTCATGACGGGTGCGACCCAGAACGGCGCCGTCGACCTCGAGGCGTCGATCGACGCGTCCGGCAATCCCTCGGCGGACGACGCACAGGAGTGGCAGCTCGTCCAGGATCCGCTGCCGACGGACGCGACCTTCACGCTGAAGGGTGCCAACTCCGGCCGCTGCCTCGACGTGCCGAACGGCCAGACAGGTGTGCAGGTGCAGATCTGGGACTGCTCCGGGAACGCGAACCAGACCATCACGCAGACCACCGCTGGTGAACTCCGCGTTGCCGGCAAGTGCCTCGCCGCAGACGGTGACGGCACCACCCCGGGCACCAAGCTCATCCTCTGGACCTGCAACGGCAAGTCCAGTCAGAAGTGGTGGTTCCGACTGGACGGATCCGTCATCAACCGCTCCAACGGTCACGCCATCGACGTCACCAACTCGGCGACCGCCAACGGATCGAAGGTGCAGCTGTGGACGGCCCTCGGCAACGCCACCCAGAAGTGGAGCCGTAACTAG